A genomic region of Desulfosarcina ovata subsp. ovata contains the following coding sequences:
- the truD gene encoding tRNA pseudouridine(13) synthase TruD, with amino-acid sequence METATPQSTDRAQLAMSMLASLPFATDGLPGIGGIIKATPEHFVVEEALPYTACGEGEHVYITFRRSGWNTADAARAMQKALGLAPSDVGWGGRKDKTAVVVQTLSFRCGLTAPLPDIEKALAGLPFEILTMQRHRNKIKTGHVAANRFTVIVSRPQPDALPRALAIARRIKHTGVPNFYGPQRFGFGMQNVPRGFALFAPGRKGRRNAFLVSAVQSALFNIWLRQRMEAGVYRQLLAGDIVKKTDTGGMFTVEDIAVDGERFANGEIGYTGPIFGFKMKAAQATAGERETALLDRFGLGPDDFRPFRAPGSRREAILALPDLEIRALDEGVQFCFTLPSGAYATTVLREFTRAE; translated from the coding sequence TTGGAGACAGCCACTCCCCAGTCAACGGACCGGGCGCAACTCGCCATGAGCATGCTGGCATCCCTGCCCTTTGCCACCGACGGCCTGCCCGGCATCGGCGGCATCATCAAGGCCACGCCGGAACACTTCGTGGTCGAGGAGGCCCTGCCCTACACCGCCTGCGGCGAGGGCGAGCATGTCTATATCACCTTCCGGCGCAGCGGCTGGAACACCGCCGACGCGGCCCGGGCCATGCAAAAGGCGCTGGGCCTGGCGCCATCCGATGTGGGCTGGGGTGGCCGCAAGGACAAAACGGCTGTGGTCGTTCAAACCCTCTCTTTTCGCTGCGGGCTCACTGCGCCGCTGCCGGATATCGAAAAAGCCCTGGCCGGGTTGCCCTTTGAAATTCTGACCATGCAGCGCCACCGCAACAAAATCAAGACCGGCCACGTGGCCGCCAACCGGTTTACCGTCATCGTCAGCCGGCCGCAGCCCGATGCCCTGCCCCGGGCGCTGGCCATTGCCCGGCGGATCAAGCATACCGGGGTACCCAACTTCTATGGCCCCCAGCGATTCGGCTTCGGCATGCAGAATGTTCCGCGCGGATTCGCCCTTTTCGCGCCGGGACGAAAAGGGCGCCGGAACGCCTTCCTGGTTTCGGCGGTCCAGTCGGCACTGTTCAACATCTGGCTCCGCCAGCGCATGGAAGCCGGTGTGTACCGGCAGTTGCTGGCCGGCGATATTGTTAAAAAAACCGATACCGGCGGCATGTTCACCGTGGAAGATATAGCGGTCGATGGCGAGCGGTTTGCAAATGGCGAGATCGGCTACACCGGCCCCATTTTCGGGTTCAAAATGAAGGCAGCCCAGGCAACGGCTGGCGAGCGGGAAACGGCGCTGCTTGACCGGTTCGGTCTCGGCCCGGATGATTTCAGGCCTTTTCGGGCACCCGGGTCCCGCCGGGAGGCTATCCTGGCCCTGCCGGACCTGGAAATCCGCGCGCTGGATGAAGGCGTGCAGTTCTGCTTTACGCTGCCATCCGGCGCCTATGCCACAACCGTGCTGCGCGAATTCACCCGCGCGGAATGA
- a CDS encoding PhoH family protein, with product MISFSTEKRKIFVLDTNIILHDSSCINQFDEHDVVVPIAVIEELDRFKKGKEILNCNAREFARALDRLTGDRIFNGGVPIGPGKGKITVYLDRDFHDTLKANFAPDKPDHHILNAAYHIACENSFERVILVTKDVNLRMKAKSIGLMAQDYNTDRVQAPADIYKGTRVVADIPSSVIDQLWAKPFEMDAAALELANPLLANEYLIMKNGSKSALGVYLPQTGAIRRIDTQICYGIRPRNAEQCFAVDALTNHELPLVTITGKAGTGKTLLALAAALEKRRHYRQIFISRPSVPLSNKDIGFLPGDIQSKLDPYMQPLYDNLAVIESNQNGKSGNLNGNGRRVKDLLEEEKIIITPLSYIRGRSIVKVFFIVDEAQNLTPHEVKTIITRAGEGTKIVFTGDIYQIDHPYLDGQSNGLSYLIEKMKGQRLYTHINLEKGERSELSELAISLL from the coding sequence ATGATTTCGTTTTCGACGGAAAAACGAAAAATTTTTGTACTGGACACCAACATCATCCTGCACGACAGCAGCTGTATCAATCAGTTTGACGAACATGACGTGGTGGTTCCCATCGCGGTTATCGAAGAGCTGGACCGTTTCAAAAAAGGCAAGGAAATCCTGAACTGCAATGCCAGGGAGTTTGCCCGGGCCCTGGATCGGCTCACCGGCGACCGTATTTTCAACGGCGGTGTTCCCATCGGCCCCGGCAAAGGCAAAATCACGGTTTACCTGGATCGGGACTTCCATGATACGCTCAAGGCCAATTTCGCACCGGATAAACCGGATCATCATATTCTCAATGCCGCCTACCACATCGCCTGTGAGAACTCCTTTGAACGCGTCATCCTGGTGACCAAGGATGTCAACCTGCGGATGAAGGCCAAATCCATCGGACTGATGGCCCAGGATTACAACACCGATCGAGTCCAGGCGCCGGCGGACATCTACAAGGGCACACGCGTGGTGGCGGATATCCCGTCGTCGGTCATCGATCAACTCTGGGCCAAGCCCTTTGAGATGGATGCCGCCGCCCTGGAGCTGGCCAACCCGCTCTTGGCCAACGAATATTTGATCATGAAAAACGGCAGCAAATCGGCCTTGGGGGTCTATTTGCCGCAAACCGGCGCCATCCGCCGGATCGACACCCAGATCTGCTACGGCATCCGCCCGCGCAACGCCGAACAGTGCTTTGCCGTGGACGCCCTGACCAACCACGAACTTCCCCTGGTGACCATCACCGGGAAAGCCGGCACCGGCAAAACCCTCCTGGCCCTGGCCGCCGCCCTTGAAAAACGGCGCCATTACCGCCAGATCTTCATCTCACGGCCATCCGTACCGCTTAGCAACAAAGATATCGGTTTTCTGCCCGGCGACATCCAGTCCAAGCTGGACCCGTACATGCAGCCCCTTTACGACAACCTGGCGGTCATCGAGAGCAACCAGAACGGCAAATCCGGCAACCTGAACGGTAACGGCCGCCGGGTCAAGGATCTGCTCGAGGAGGAGAAAATCATCATCACCCCCCTCTCCTATATCCGTGGCCGCAGCATCGTGAAGGTCTTCTTCATCGTGGACGAGGCTCAGAACCTCACCCCCCACGAGGTCAAAACCATTATCACCCGGGCCGGCGAGGGAACCAAGATCGTCTTCACCGGGGATATCTACCAAATCGACCACCCCTACCTGGACGGCCAGAGCAACGGCCTCAGTTATCTCATTGAGAAGATGAAGGGCCAGCGCCTCTACACCCACATCAACCTGGAAAAAGGCGAACGCAGCGAGCTTTCGGAACTGGCCATCAGCCTGTTATGA
- a CDS encoding DEAD/DEAH box helicase codes for MTSHTPPDDRDPFLFDHEALQQIADRGAINQGLLFFKENRVISLDRDETSLWAQVEDEDRSDFPLDVEIEIGADGNSHYHCNCDDGADCICSHTVAALYAYADQRETAEGILSATDTAISDRIKRGKSEVTVKAESGEPWFGGWTAASIAGKNPFPRQYRVTIRSLHKRANFCSCPDFANNQLGTCKHIEAALHKIRKHPEYHQFKDKPAPIPYVYLAWDRPQAPMLSLHRGQAMDEDLSRLLDDYFTPSGDFSGRMPEDFLRFTALVEDRDDVHIGEDALNWAHQLTAEASQQLRSAEILRQIENSRGKLPGINARLYPYQIQGTGFLAGTGRALLADDMGLGKTLQAISAAVWLKAHDNIRTVMIVCPASLKQQWAREIAKFTDLQSQIIQGPPPKRGVQYRREKTFFIINYELILRDLSMINEILRPDLIILDEAQRIKNWRTKIATAIKLIPTRYAFVLTGTPLENRLEDLYSLMQVVDPKILGPLWRYMVDFHVTDERGKVLGYRNLSVLRKRLAPVMLRRDRGIVSDQLPERIVQRLDVPMTAKQREIHDDAMAKAGQLATIAKKRPLTPTEQNRLIAALQQARMACNAAGLVDKETKGSPKLDEMADLLDEICIQSGLKAVVFSGWELMTQMVERRLRKMGLGYVRLHGGVPTAKRGELMDRFRDDDGVQVFISTDAGGVGLNLQSGSALINLDVPWNPAVLEQRNARIHRLGQKRSVQIITLVAAASYEEQVLSLVNTKQNLFDNVVKEDATEDVVGVSKKMLDTLIEELAPPKDAGPAEPLEEVEPAEVQPFDMDQRESKARPLDEAMRDCIKGLQEAFGLRIERIFGSQGSLIAVIDRIDGEAEQVAIDLSKKFPVALIDLMTLSSLNRLGAASPLAQVQTYFDAKQDQPAVGGPSRLATMAEEKFNGAKLLMDQGLHTSALELLLSAQLATAADRAGLDIPKTAAEAGVWVYSEAIPKEILTQEEAGLIMQAVGLAQAPTVPEVLMEQLVKDTASFIAQ; via the coding sequence ATGACATCGCACACCCCACCTGACGATCGAGATCCTTTTTTATTTGATCATGAGGCCCTTCAACAAATCGCCGATCGAGGCGCGATCAATCAGGGGCTGCTCTTTTTCAAGGAAAACCGCGTGATCAGCCTGGACCGGGACGAGACCTCCCTTTGGGCCCAGGTGGAAGATGAAGACCGATCCGATTTTCCGCTGGATGTCGAGATCGAAATAGGCGCCGACGGCAACTCTCATTACCATTGCAATTGCGATGACGGCGCCGATTGCATTTGCTCCCACACGGTGGCCGCGTTATACGCCTATGCAGACCAGCGCGAGACCGCCGAAGGCATTCTCAGCGCAACGGATACCGCCATCAGCGACCGCATCAAAAGAGGCAAATCCGAGGTGACGGTCAAGGCCGAAAGCGGCGAACCCTGGTTCGGCGGTTGGACCGCCGCATCCATTGCCGGCAAGAATCCGTTTCCCCGCCAATACCGGGTAACCATCCGCAGCCTGCATAAACGGGCCAATTTCTGTTCCTGCCCGGATTTTGCCAACAATCAGCTGGGCACCTGCAAACATATCGAGGCCGCCCTGCATAAAATTCGAAAGCATCCGGAATATCATCAATTTAAAGACAAGCCGGCACCGATCCCTTACGTCTATCTGGCATGGGACCGGCCCCAGGCACCCATGCTCAGCCTGCATCGCGGTCAGGCGATGGACGAGGACCTGAGCCGTTTACTGGATGACTACTTCACCCCATCCGGTGACTTTTCGGGACGCATGCCGGAGGATTTTTTACGCTTCACGGCGCTGGTGGAAGACCGCGACGATGTCCATATCGGCGAAGACGCTCTGAATTGGGCTCACCAGCTGACTGCCGAGGCGAGTCAGCAGCTTCGATCTGCGGAAATTCTTCGCCAGATTGAAAACAGCCGGGGGAAGCTGCCGGGGATCAACGCCAGGCTGTATCCGTATCAGATTCAGGGCACCGGTTTCTTGGCCGGCACCGGTCGCGCCCTGCTCGCCGACGACATGGGGCTCGGCAAGACCCTGCAGGCGATTTCAGCGGCCGTCTGGTTGAAGGCCCATGACAACATCCGTACCGTCATGATCGTCTGTCCGGCCTCCCTGAAACAGCAATGGGCCAGGGAAATCGCCAAATTCACGGACCTGCAAAGCCAAATCATCCAGGGGCCGCCCCCCAAAAGAGGAGTGCAGTACCGTCGTGAGAAGACCTTTTTTATCATCAATTATGAGTTGATCCTTCGGGATCTGAGCATGATCAACGAGATCCTGCGGCCCGACCTGATCATTTTGGATGAGGCCCAGCGCATTAAAAACTGGCGGACCAAAATTGCCACCGCCATTAAACTGATCCCCACCCGCTATGCGTTTGTCCTCACCGGCACGCCCCTGGAAAACCGTCTGGAGGATCTGTATAGCCTGATGCAGGTGGTGGATCCGAAAATCCTTGGGCCGTTGTGGCGGTATATGGTGGATTTTCATGTGACCGACGAAAGGGGCAAGGTACTGGGTTACCGGAACCTGTCTGTCTTGCGCAAACGCCTGGCGCCGGTCATGCTGCGACGGGACCGCGGCATCGTCAGCGATCAACTGCCCGAACGCATCGTTCAACGGCTCGATGTTCCCATGACGGCCAAGCAACGCGAAATTCATGACGATGCCATGGCCAAGGCCGGCCAGTTGGCGACTATCGCCAAGAAAAGGCCATTGACCCCCACCGAGCAAAACCGGTTGATCGCCGCCCTGCAACAGGCTCGTATGGCGTGCAACGCCGCCGGCCTGGTGGACAAGGAGACCAAGGGCAGCCCCAAGCTGGATGAAATGGCCGATCTGCTCGATGAAATCTGCATTCAATCGGGACTCAAAGCCGTGGTTTTCTCAGGTTGGGAACTGATGACCCAGATGGTGGAAAGGCGGCTGCGCAAAATGGGACTGGGCTATGTGCGGCTGCACGGCGGGGTCCCCACGGCCAAACGCGGCGAGCTGATGGACCGTTTCCGCGATGACGACGGCGTGCAGGTGTTCATCTCCACGGATGCCGGCGGCGTGGGGCTGAATCTGCAATCCGGATCCGCCTTGATCAACCTGGATGTGCCGTGGAATCCGGCAGTACTGGAACAGCGCAACGCCCGGATTCACCGGCTGGGGCAGAAAAGAAGCGTTCAGATCATCACCCTGGTGGCCGCCGCCTCCTATGAAGAGCAGGTCCTCTCCCTGGTGAACACCAAGCAGAACCTGTTTGACAACGTGGTCAAGGAAGATGCCACGGAAGATGTGGTGGGCGTATCCAAAAAGATGCTGGATACCCTGATCGAGGAATTGGCCCCACCCAAAGACGCCGGACCGGCGGAACCGTTGGAAGAAGTCGAGCCGGCCGAAGTCCAACCCTTCGACATGGATCAACGGGAGTCCAAGGCCCGGCCCCTGGATGAGGCCATGCGCGACTGCATCAAGGGGTTGCAAGAGGCGTTCGGTCTTCGAATCGAACGGATTTTTGGCTCCCAGGGCTCCCTGATTGCCGTGATCGACCGTATCGATGGTGAAGCGGAACAGGTGGCCATCGACCTTTCAAAGAAGTTCCCGGTGGCCCTGATCGACCTGATGACACTCAGCAGCCTCAACCGGCTCGGTGCCGCATCGCCCCTGGCCCAGGTGCAAACCTATTTCGATGCCAAACAGGACCAGCCAGCGGTCGGCGGTCCTTCCCGGCTGGCGACCATGGCCGAGGAGAAATTCAATGGCGCCAAACTGTTGATGGATCAGGGGCTGCATACTTCCGCACTGGAACTGCTGCTTTCCGCCCAACTGGCGACGGCGGCGGATCGGGCCGGGCTCGACATCCCGAAGACCGCGGCCGAGGCCGGCGTTTGGGTATACAGCGAGGCCATTCCAAAGGAAATCTTAACCCAGGAGGAGGCCGGACTGATCATGCAGGCCGTTGGTTTGGCCCAGGCACCGACCGTTCCCGAAGTGCTCATGGAGCAATTGGTGAAAGATACCGCTTCTTTCATCGCGCAGTAA
- a CDS encoding FmdB family zinc ribbon protein, whose protein sequence is MPLFDFSCADCGHVAEVLVFSEETTVVCPKCGSGNLKKLISAHSSLSGTVSGAMPGPGDTTCCGSSPGHAGCAGPGSCCGKA, encoded by the coding sequence ATGCCACTTTTTGATTTTTCGTGCGCCGATTGCGGCCATGTGGCTGAGGTTCTGGTTTTTTCGGAAGAGACCACCGTTGTCTGCCCGAAGTGCGGAAGCGGCAACCTTAAAAAATTGATTTCCGCGCATTCATCTCTGTCCGGAACGGTATCGGGTGCCATGCCCGGTCCCGGTGATACGACCTGCTGTGGTTCGTCGCCGGGGCATGCCGGTTGTGCGGGGCCGGGCAGTTGCTGCGGTAAAGCCTGA
- a CDS encoding zinc ribbon domain-containing protein, giving the protein MHGATTHCSQQKVRKMHCPKCNYEQADDNSECLSCGIVFAKWQKRQAQPPPMAKSASDDDEEPQPGLVGALLFHLPAEVNPVSWGLRALLLAVMVLWGMKFVFASIDSDAAMNSFWHLVNLPFHEAGHIFFRPFGRLITSAGGSLMQVLMPAICLVVFLIKTRDPFAGAFALWWMGQNFIDLAPYINDARSLSLPLLGGNVGKHSPYGFHDWEFILRETGLIRLDHAIARLSHGVGAMLMITAVVWGGVLLARQYRRMRQQYREDC; this is encoded by the coding sequence GTGCATGGCGCAACAACCCACTGCAGTCAGCAGAAAGTCCGGAAGATGCATTGCCCCAAATGTAATTACGAACAGGCGGACGACAACAGCGAATGCCTGAGTTGCGGCATCGTTTTCGCCAAATGGCAAAAACGGCAGGCCCAGCCGCCGCCCATGGCGAAATCCGCAAGTGACGATGACGAAGAACCGCAACCTGGCCTGGTCGGCGCCTTGCTTTTCCATCTGCCCGCCGAGGTCAACCCCGTCTCCTGGGGGCTGCGCGCCCTGCTTTTGGCGGTGATGGTTCTGTGGGGAATGAAGTTCGTTTTTGCGTCCATCGATTCGGACGCTGCCATGAACAGTTTCTGGCACCTGGTGAACCTGCCTTTCCACGAAGCCGGACACATCTTCTTCCGCCCCTTCGGCCGCTTGATAACCTCTGCCGGGGGCAGCCTGATGCAAGTACTCATGCCGGCCATCTGCCTGGTGGTTTTCCTGATCAAGACCCGCGACCCGTTCGCCGGTGCATTCGCCCTGTGGTGGATGGGCCAGAACTTCATTGACCTGGCACCGTACATCAACGATGCCCGCTCCCTCAGTCTGCCGCTTCTGGGAGGAAACGTGGGCAAGCACAGCCCCTACGGCTTTCACGACTGGGAGTTCATCCTCCGGGAAACTGGCCTGATCCGCCTGGATCATGCCATTGCCAGGCTCTCCCACGGGGTCGGGGCCATGTTGATGATCACAGCGGTGGTCTGGGGCGGGGTGTTGCTGGCCAGGCAGTATCGGCGGATGCGACAACAATACAGAGAGGATTGCTGA